In Lolium rigidum isolate FL_2022 chromosome 7, APGP_CSIRO_Lrig_0.1, whole genome shotgun sequence, the DNA window GGAAAATTAGTATAATTTAAGCAACAACTTTCAACTTTATGACACCAATAAGTGGCAGCACCTAGTTGAAATTAAATTACGTGTTTACTAGCAACAATGTGAAACTTGGTAGAGTCATCACAAGCCAGACTAGCTTGAACAAAGTATCTCAAAACTGAGTACAAATATTGTAATGCAATACTAGGTCTAGCATCATCATATCAGGCAGGGTGGCTTTGCCAAATTAACCACTCAAGAACATGAACTTGATTTAATGGACTTGCACTGATTTAGCTCAACTAGTGGTCTAGTgcattttcttttttactttttgatGCTTTTAAGCCGTCATTTGCCATCAACTGTGCTCTATTTTTAGGAGTTGCATATGTTGTTTTAGCCACGATATTTATAAAAGATAACAGGCTTGTTTATATTGCACTTACCTGACCGCTACCGTCAACACCAGTACAAGACTTTGCGGTATTTGCATCTGATTCAGTGTTACCATCTATTTAACCAAATAAAATCGAAGGTGAGAAAGGGAAATCAAtctaaaaatataaatatttaaaaAGTAGAAATAGTGCATGTGCTAATACCTGGGGTAGTAGCTGCTCCTCCTCGATACCTTAGTTTTGGTTCAGCACTATCTTGCGCGCCACTGGAGTTTGATTCTTCTGGCAAACACCACTTCGACAGAGAAAACTGTGGGCTTGAGTCTGAAACATGATTAAGGAACAGCTCATTACTTGTACATGAAACCATCATTAAAACGGTTTTCAAATGAAATAGACAATGTAGGATATATGAAAAATATAGGGGAGAGAATATAGAGGATGGAGTTTAGACTATCTGCTGGAGGCTGGAGATGGAAGAGATGCAGAGGAGGAATTAGTCTATATGGAGATATAGATGATGAGATATAAACTATGTGCTACACTCCATGAGAGAAAAAAAAGGTGATTCCCGTAGCAGTTCTGAGTTGTTGATAAAGGTTTTTAACTCAAGTAATACACAAGCGGTTACCTGATGGGTGCAAGTCTGCAGAACAATCCACTTGCAGCTTAGTGGCCGCAGATTGCTCTTTATGATCAAACAGTGTGCTGGAGACACGCGATGCGCCCATCGAATGACGAGCACTTGCCAGATCAAGCCAACCCTAGAAAATGAAGAAATCATTCATATTTACTAGAGAACTGTGGCAGCATTACAATAGGCAAACAGTTTCTCCTGTAAAGTTTACTAAAGCAACTAATGCGTGGAAATTGTCCAAGTACACGAAGAAACCCAGATCCAGATAAGTTTCAGCCTTTCAGGGCACTAAGCAATGGTTGGTACCACCAATAAAACATTAATAGAATAATTATCAGAGCAAACAAACTGCTAGTCCGATACTACTGCCTCTATCCAGGCATTTAGCTAGAGTTCTGAAGATCGCAGTGAAATAAGATTGTTCGGCTGCCTGACACATACTACTTCACTTCACCTGAAGTCAATCCAACTGCTCcacagatcaagagaaaaccttaccGAGTACAGACCATAGAACCCCATCCAAAGACAGTAAATACTGGGCGGCGGATTGATATCTTGATGTAAGGGGGGCAACGGCTGTCAGCCGGGGTGTGACATACCTGGCGTAGAGCGGAGGAGAGCGACTCCATCAGGAGGAGGTAGCCGTCCGCCGAGTCCATGAACCGCAGGATCTCGTCGTCGTCTCCCCCGAGACCTTCCTCCGCTACCGCGACATCCGCATGTTTCACTCCAGAGGCGGGTCCCATGTGCCgcagctgctcctcctcctctgccgccgccgcaaCCATCGATTCGATTTTCCAATACCGCCACGCCCAAACCCCTCTTGGTTCGTGCGTGGGCGCGGGTGCCACCGACGAGATCAATCACACACAAACACGACGCCGCGGCAAGGTGGGTGGTCACTCACTGGTGGGAGGACAGGAGGTCGTCGGTGCGATGAGAGGCGACTGACCGAGCACGCCGTGCCTGAAGCAGGGGAGATTGGACAGACTTGCGACCGAAGCAGGTATAATTCGGTTTAGTAGTCAGGGCATCCAACGGGGCGAGCaacggcgatttgcacaaaaataacctaaaacTGAAAGGAAAGCACAGACTCCggtgaaactatttcacccatctaacccttttgtgtggtgctccacgcatcggcgccacacataccaGTGTGGCGCCCTTCCTGCCGGTGCCACTCTCcaagccgacgtggcgccatcgacgctgagctggtgcgcccatccgacgtggcagcatgtgtggcatcCCTCCCAACGGCAccacacatgcccttacaattgcccaaaaacatattgtgagacaattcgtctgagacttagccgtttttgcgaggctctatgtgtggcgccgatgccacgggcgccacactagcatgtgtggcgccgatgccacgggcgccacacaaagagcatcgccaaaacggctaaggacttatcgtccggagcccctggatgttttcgacccaatactggatataagttggcatgtgtggcgccgatgccgtggGCGCCACACGAGTGCGGTGTGGCGCCAtcgtgaagggcgccacacattgacttgtgttaaaaactcgaaaaatcctaccaaactccaacgagttttcattggacacaacaagtaccaATCTCGGAAcatacacaacaagtagcaatatcGGAAGATGTAGTCTACATCGTAGCAAGtaaattcaaacaacaagtagcattacaaacattgttcgaaatgacatagggttcacaattcgatacttatgaagatatagttcacaacaacacggagcacatcctagtgtcgtcctcgacgtgtcgtcctcactggctgcttccggacggccatcctcttcgtccactGTCGTGGCTCTTGTTGCTTGCTTGCTCCTGCCGCTCCCTGCTGCTCctcgctgctcctcctcctccgaagagaacggctcgtcgttcctcatcctcgacaaagatgatctccgcaccggcccctcatcctcctcggtgacaatcttctttcctcggttgacataatcttccggagtgtaccgttttggagcattgccccttggcttcaagctggtaagctgaccgtggggcttgcttggaggtatgctttggaggtatgctttgactcGAGAATCAAGTCGTCGTcgggaggaatcttcacaaacatgaacacatgagattacaaaagttgaaattagtaagaacatgtttgacaagcaacaaaatagtccatacctgcggTTCTTCGGAAGAggggatgtagggatttcgccttcgcggcaacctagcaagttcgctaaccgccgcatctttcatgCGGTGttcgcgtcatggaactcacggttacaaagccaccagaacataattgcgtacattcaaagttggtgatcataccttaatgaaatgccgcaatggtccgacaggcttttcatctctgtgGCTCTGGTCCCACATAATCTCGCACTCGTCATCTATTTTTTGGATCTccgaccgctgtgacaaacatagcatacacagtttaagcgagcacatggcaatctagatgatgtactatttagtgagagaatccattaccacgaagttcagctcggaagcaatagaagtcgatctccctctgcgagcataggtgtcgtgctggctttgcgcaacctcatcgaactcgatggggtcgtccaagatgtagtcggcatacgcgcgcttcactaactcgatacgcgtgttttcatggaaccactggaggtagttgttgaaagcggccaagtcgtgaggcacaatctccggagggccagcagtccgtgtcgcttccaaacagtgttggaatgctgcgatgtggccgctatggtggactcggccaatttgtgatcttcctctgccgctgcctatcaagcctgcaagaatcaagaagttagattctacctcttctATCGGGAATCTTCCGTCGCCTCGATtccgaagtttacctatgaagcgccttgtccgtgtcttgccactaaggtgggcactcccgatacagcccaaactgtctcatcactgctgtgcggctggtggtgttcaacaagccacatgcatatgagtgggcagcgcatccgCCGAACggggcctcctccgtgcacttgcggttgaggtcagccatccccgcgccaatacggtattaggtaccatatggctcccattccacctgcaccatacaaatatttcagaatttagaacatgccagtagaatcaatgaaaactaggattgcaaaagagtgatcggttacaccgctcagcggtaagagtgtccaactccgcggtgTACTCGCTtcgtacatgaccattggatcgcttgTCATCTCCGAGACACCGTCCCAAagatatgcccaagtgggctcccgatcgagGTTGTTCGGgtaatgaggccatggcctctcgttgagTACCCTAGGCCGCCCAACCGATATGCGGTCccggctccatacggaaagtaggagcaagcatccaccaataccggcgctcccagtcctgctctcagtcctgcgacaagcttcgtccaactgcgtacataagacatttggttagtactttgtctagcacactactataggaaaatagtacatagaacaagtcatcacctgccggtagaggtaggcaagtgccgctgttccccaactccaccggttgtccaacacagtaagcgccttcagccaacaccaatggccagcttccccccactgtcaggaaagagagtcttcgaaatcatgtaccataagtacacgcggacgTACGTCCTCCGAGGGTACTCGTTGGCCCCTTCCGGGCATTGTGCAAAGTTAGTCttgatccaagagaaagacgcgccggcgggaactctctcctttggatttgctggcgccggaggagccctgccaataaggtcctccatctgtccgcgccacccatcgaagccgtgttcatacacggtggctcgccccgaataggtagtccaaggatcatggaaacatcctggagagtaggggccatctcgccggccctcaagtggaaggtgtgcgtctccggcctccaccggtcgacaagagcagtgagtgccgcggcgttcatgttcggccccccacggcttacaagggatatgaacggcataagaccggtaggcttgatgaactccgtgtacctctcgtcataaggtatatccaCTGTgcgatggtaacgaatcttcaaagggtgaagatctgttcccctctccgtcatatgaacagctcggtgctccctgtcgtactcttcatccagaagccacaccatcctacatgtttacacaaccatgttatgagtcattccactaacaaaaatgagcaacacatacatgagaatatatctaactttcgaatcacctatacatcacacatacatgagagttcatatccaaatacatcacacatatgaatttcgccacatacatacatacataatagacatatgtaagacaatagaatgcatttgctaagctccaattttgcctttcaccacatacatacataaggttccatacacacatacattcatatctagggatagaacaccatagccatttcaaacatctttggatacaatgcatacaatctaacaaaatttaacatctatggttcaaacacatgcatacaatctatgattccaacaaatctatggttgaaatctatggttcaaacacatgcatacaaatctatggttcaaacacaaccaaAATTTCCAATCTAGGATGAATCGAAGGGAACGAATTAAAccggagcaaatcttggatgaatcgaaggggaacgaaggggaataccttgaggattgtatggggatggatttggccggccagatctgtccaatccgtggaggatttggtggggggcagcggagaggcggccggcggcgacggttggaggagagaaagagaggagagaaagaagagaaagagagggtcgggctgggggcgggcgcgggcgccacacttaagtggatgtgtggcgcccgtggaatcggcgccacacatgctagtgtggcgcccgtggcatcggcgccacacatagagcctcgcaaaaatggctaagtcccggacgaattgtctcacagtatgtttttgggcaattgtaagggcatgtgtggcgccgttgggaggggcgccacacatgctgccacatcggatgggcgcaccagctcagcgtcaatggcgccacgtcggcttggagagtggcgccggcaggagaggcgccacactggcatgtgtggcgcccgtgggaggggcgccacacaaaagggttagatgggtgaaatagtttcgccgggagGGTCAGTCcgtgcttttctttcagttttaGGTTATTTTTTTGCAAATCGCCGCGAGCAACCGTTTGTCTCACCTAAAATGCGTCGGCCCTGCTCCACCGGAGTCTCTGCGTGTGCTACGCGGTTGACTAAAGTGATCGGGTTGGTGGCATCTGGGCCCGCTAggcagcaaaatatttcttcattacaattgattggccaaaaggaccatctttacagacatggttagtcgagttaacctaaaactacatcgGCAGTACCTACTCGCCATCGCGCGGCCTACCATGGCcggggttactcgcagtcgcgctgcCTACTGCTGGCCACCGGAAGGGCTGGCGCCGTCGTCAAAGCGTGATCGCTTCACGCACTCCTCCACCGCGCACGCCGGCGATCGGACTTCTCATCCTGCCGCCTGCGGCATTCGAGCGCATCAAACAGAGCGGAGTCCCACTGCACTCTCATCGCcgcatcctcctccgccgcctccacgacCACCATGTGGGCGTGGTAGCGGGCcctgttgaaagtgcatggagcccccatgtgtggttttggtaattaatgacaatccctatggactaatgtttgcattgagttatatttgtaggagttgtccataggcaattcttgaaccatatgttggcttcaaggttgcaataagaagaaattgatgaaggatatcaagtgtcaagtatgtcttgaagatgaagatgaagtgagccctcaagttacttcaagacatcaacatgatgaagaatgaagaaatgatgtgcaagttcaagatgagccatctcgaagagatcctttgcttgagtcttgccatccatatggtgatcatggatatgtgaagatgcgccgaagaagaagctctcccatggtggattatgggggagcaatccacatggtggtcatgtttatgtgaagatgcgccgaagaagaagctctcccatggtggtttatgggggagcaatctacaagacttcgtcaagcaagcacaagcaagtaaggcgttccatcttgttgaggtcaagatcatcgtcatcaagctcaagtggaatgcgcaagtataaggtttgctcttgatagggtttctttctcaccggtctcatagtgtagttggagaccggtttatagtttagttgccgtactatcaagagggctctcgagtgagtaactcgatcgtatcgttcggagagagctcaaacctttgcatccttgcatcatctttcttggttgttatttggaccttatccatgtgatgttttagagcttgtgcttattctcatgacaagctctagttcatcgaaaacggatttctcatagatcacttgttgcgttttcgagtttggttcatcatctttcttggttttatttggatcttatccatgtgatgttttagagcttgtgcttattctcatgacaagctctagttcattgagaatggtttttgcatgggcaacttgttgcattttcgagattggaggttttaccggtatatctttttagataggtcaaacctttcatcatttgtttctatcctcccttgtttgactatgatggtttcctgcatgatcttgtagagcttgttcctagcttcaaaacaagcccaagatcatcaaaatcggagtccggatgctaaagttatgcccgttttagttttggtgtttcgcagttttacgggggccggataatccggcccgaatgaccaaagctcgggacaatatccggccaaatatccggcccgagccaggggcgatttcgggggcggataatccggcccggggcggattttccggctcgggaggtcccaaacggtcatatttcgttgggagggggtatataagacccccttcttcctccttgggctggttggttcactttctctctctccctccattgttgtacttcaaagcttgccctagttcttgattccccccatgattcttgcatattcttgagggaaaagagagaggagatctagatctacatttctaccaatcaaatccatctctttgtgagtggaactctctagatcttgatcttggtgttctttgtgaattcctttgttcttcctctcttattcccccaatagcttttgtagctttgttggaatttgagagagaatgacttgagcatctttgtggtgttcttgccattgcatttggtgcatcggtttgagttctccacggtgattcgtggaggtgaaagcaagaaggttgttactcttgggttcttggaaccctagacggattctaggcctttgtggcgatttgttgggagcctccaattaagttgtggatgtgtgccccaatctttgtgtaaggcccggtttccgcctcgaaggaaatcccttagtggaaccgtgacctaggcctttgtggcgagggtcaccggagatctaggtgaggcgccttcgtggcgttcggtgtgtggtgtgagtaccgcatcttggggtgaggcctttgtggcgttggtgtgcatcgagcaaccacacctcaaggtgagcctcttgtggcgttcgggagcactaagcaaccgcacctctccaccggagattagcactcgcaagagtgtgaactccgggataaatcatcgtctcccgcgtgcctcggttatctctatacccgagctctttacttatgcactttaccttgtgatagccatcgtgcttgaagttatatatatcttgctatcacatacttgcttgtattgcttagcataagttgttggtgcacataggtgaaccattgcttagaataagttgttggtgcacataggtgaacaatagtatataggctttgggcttgacaaagtaaacgctagttttattccgcatttgttaagcccatctcgtaaaagttttaaatcgcctattcacccccccatctaggcgacatccgtgtcctttcaattggtatcagagcaaggtctctcattcttaggcttcaccgccttgagagtaaatatgtcggttaggggattagatcacaataacttgtttatatttgatggcacaaattatgatctatggaaaatttatgtgcttaatattttgcggggtatttccccgaacatggagcgatttcttgacatgggtttttcttctcctaaggatccccaaaatttatcttatgaggagaagaaaaactcttgtctcgatgctcttgcttctcatgtgttttccattgttgtgagcaatgtagttacttcttcaatcatgccttttgggagcgctcatgagttatggacaaagattcaagataaatatgatgtgtccaatattattgaggatgattgttttgcttccacttccggccgtgatgagttctcatcttcatccacttcaccaaagtgtggtaagacacaaggtaatgatatggtgagtggtgatgaaaattgcaatattggtattgagcttactattgatgattcttcatctctatctcattgcaatgcttcatctttggacttaaacacatctagcactagaaatgatttacatacttgtgttgatagtccttgcatatcacgtgtaagttgcttgaaaaaaactaatgatgatatgcttgcattgtcttgtggccatgataaaaatgattctatttcctctagttgttgtgtgtctaacaatgtagaggaaaccaaatattctattggtcaagacaagatcttgaaaggagcctcaagtaactcctcatctttatctcacggtcctcatatatgccttatggccaagggttccacggtacctcctaccatggaacctaatatgtctcgtggtgataagaatgaggataaatatgaagaagaagattgggttgtctctctacgcgataaaggtgagagtgtattcaaggttctttacaaagataaaattgctagctctcacttctttgaaatcttgactacc includes these proteins:
- the LOC124671680 gene encoding coiled-coil domain-containing protein 115-like, which codes for MVAAAAEEEEQLRHMGPASGVKHADVAVAEEGLGGDDDEILRFMDSADGYLLLMESLSSALRQGWLDLASARHSMGASRVSSTLFDHKEQSAATKLQVDCSADLHPSDSSPQFSLSKWCLPEESNSSGAQDSAEPKLRYRGGAATTPDGNTESDANTAKSCTGVDGSGQVQRARSKALSVFGALVSPKLRTTQVSFETALELIVELANSRSTILSSFSQIKHESGVSA